The genomic DNA CGAGAAGGTGCATCCCCAAGGCGGCGTAGAGGACCAGGAGGTAGAACTCAAAGCGCCGGCTCCGCACCAACCCCACGGTCCAAAGGGCTCCCAAAAGGGCCAGCAGGGTAAAGACCTGGGCGATGCCGTCCACCTGGTAGGGGCCAAGGGCGAAGGGCCTTCCCCAGGTGAGAAGGAGGGAAAGAAGGGCCAAGGAGAGCCCCAGGATGGTGAGCCGTTTGTAAAGGGGCACGGAAACGAAGAAGCCCAAAAGGGTAAGGGCCACGGAGAACACGGTGAGCACCATCAGGGTCATGCGCCACCTCCAAGGATCTTGGCGAAGGCCTCCGCCAGAGGCTCAAGGCCCTTTACGAAGAACCCGGGGAAGACGCCCATGAGGACCAAGGCGGCCACCGCCAGGAAGGCGAAGGGCCATTCCGCCCCCTTCAGGTCCTCCGCCCCCCTTTGACCCTCCTCCCAGAAGACCTTTTGGAAGGCGGTGAGGGCATAGGCCACCCCCGCGATCACCGAGAGGAAGGCGAGGGCGGTGAGCCAGGGGCTAGCCTTGTAGGCCCCAAGGAGGGTTAAAAGCTCCCCGGGGAAGCCGGAAAGCCCGGGAAGCCCCACCATGGCCAGGAACAGGAAAAGGGCCAGGGCGCTCAGCCCGGGGGCGCTTTCGGCTAGGCCCCGGAAGCGCCCGATCTCCAGGGTGTGAAGCCTTTCGTAAAGCCTACCCGCCAAGAGGAAAAGCCCCCCCGTGTAGACCCCGCTAGCCGCCAGGAGGTAAAGCCCCCCCATGGCCCCTTCCGGGGTGCCGGAGAAGACCCCCAAGGCGGCTACCCCCATGTGGGAAACCCCGGCGTAGGCCAAAAGGGTCTTGAAGTCCTTGGCGGAGAAGGCCACCCAGGCGCCATATAGGGCGGAGATGGCCGCCAGGAAGAGGAGAAGCCCCTGAAGTTCCGCAAATCCTCCCGGGGCTAAGGGGATGGCGAAGCGGAAAAAGGCGAAGACCCCCACCTTGTAGAGGGTGCCCATGGCGTCGGCGAGCCCCGAGGGATGGTTTTCCTGGTGGAAGAGGGGAAGCCAGGCGTGCAGGGGGAAAAGGGGTGTCTTGATGGCAAAGGCCAGGGCGAAGCCCAAAAACACCCAGAAGGCAACCCTTCCCCCCACCGGGTGGGCCAGGAGGTCCTCGAGGAGGAAGCTGGGGCTCCCCCCCAGGGCCTTCACCGCCAGAATGGCGGCCAGCATGGGCAGGGATCCCGCGAGGGTGAAGAGGAGGAAGGTGTAGAGGGCTTTAAGCCGCCCCTCACCGCCATAGAAGAGGAGCATGAGGAGGGCGGGGATCAAGGCCGCTTCAAAGAACAGGTAGAAGACCAAAAGGTCCCGGGCGGCGAAAAGCCCCAGGAGAAGGCCCGACATCAAAAGGGCCAGGCCCAGGAACCGCCCTTCCACCTGGGCCACCAAAGCCCCCAGGAAGACGGTAAGGCCGATGGTGAGGAAGAAAAGGGCGGCAAGCCCATCCAGCCCAAAGGCCCAGTAAACCCCGAACCCCGGAAGCAAGGGAAGGGTTACCTCGTGGGCCATTCCGCCCGGGTGGGTGAGGAAGAGGTAGAGGTTGAGGAGGAAGCTTAATCCCGCCCCCCAAACCCCAAGGGTGCGGGGAAGGCCCAAAAGGAGGAGGCTGCCCAAGAGAATGGGTAAAAGAATCGCCAGGATTACCACCGCATCACCCCCAGTAGAACGAGAACACCCAGCACGAAGAGCAGGGCGTAGACCCTAAGGTAGCCGGTCTGCAGCCGGGTGATCCCTTGGCCCAGGCTACGTACCCCCCCGCCCAGGCCGAAGTAGCCGCGCAGGAGGCTACGGTCCCCCAGGAAGAGGGCCTCCGCCAAGGCCTTCAAGGGGTTCACCAAAAGGGCGTTGTACACCCGGTCCGCATAGAAGCTTTCCCGGCTCCAGGCCTCAAAGGTGAGGTACCAGGCAGGGAAGGTTTTCCGTTGGAAGAAGGTGAAGCCCAGCCAGAGCCCCACGAGGGCCACCACCCCCGAGAGGGCGATAAGTCCCCATTCTGTTCCCAAGGAAAGGTGGTGGGCTTCCACCTCCGCCAGGGTGGGCTTCAAGAAGGGCTCGAGGAGGTTGGGCAAGGGATGGGGCAGGGCCAGGTACCCGGCCAGCACCGAGCCCAGGGCTAAAAGGTGGTTGGGCCAGAGCATTACCGGAGGGGCCTCATGGGGATGGTGGTGGCCCCGCTCCTCCCCCAGAAAGACCAGGACGAACCAGCGCATGGCGTACATGGCGGTGAGCACCGCCACCAAAAGCGCCCCCAGGTAGAAGCCCAGCCCGCCGAAGGGGTAGGTGAGGGTGGCGGTGAGGATGGCGTCCTTGGACCAGAAGCCGGAAAGCAAGGGAAGGCCCCCCAAGGCCAAGGCGCCCACAAGCCCGTGCCAGCGGGTTAGGGGCAGGTGCTTCCAAAGCCCGCCCATCTTGCGCACATCCTGTTCCCCACCCAAGGCGTGGATCACGCTCCCCGAGGCCAGGAAGAGGAGGGCCTTGAAGAAGGCGTGGGTGAAGACGTGGAAGAGGGCCACCCAGTAGGCCCCTACCCCGGCGGCCAGGAACATGTACCCCAGCTGGCTGATGGTGGAGTAGGCCACGATCTTCTTGATATCGGTCTGGCCAAAGGCGGAAAGGGCCCCGTAGGCGGCCGTGATCAAGCCTATGACGGCGATGGTGTAGGAAACGTCGGGGAGGTTGGCGTAGAGGAAGGAGCTTCGGGCGATGAGGTAGACCCCGGCGGTCACCATGGTGGCCGCGTGGATCAAGGCGGAAACCGGGGTGGGGCCGGCCATGGCGTCGGGAAGCCAGACCATGAGGGGCACCTGGGCGCTTTTCCCCACCGCCCCCAGGAAGAGGAGAAGGCCCGCCAGGGCCAGGAGGCTGGGGTTTTTCAAGGGGCCTTCCAGGGCTTCTTTGAGCTCGCTGATGGAAAGGGTGCCGTAGAGGGCCCAGAGGATGGCCATGCCCAGCATGAAGCCCAGGTCGCCGATGCGGTTCACGATGAAGGCCTTGCGGGCGGAGTCCGCATACTGGGCGTTTTTATACCAGAAGCCGATGAGGAGGAAGCTGGCCAATCCCACCCCCTCCCAGCCGATGAACATCACCGGGTAGCTGTCGGCCAGGACCAGGGTGAGCATCATGGCGATGAAGAGGTTGAAGTAGGCGAAGAAGCGGCTGTAGCCGGGATCCCCCCCCATGTAGCCGATGGCGTAGACGTGGATGAGAAACCCCACCCCGGTGACGATGAGGAGCATGAAGCCCGAGAGGTTGTCCAAAAGGAGGCTGAAGGGGATTCCCGGGAGCCATTCTGCCTCATACCGGGCCCCACCCGAAAGGAGAAGGCCCACCCCCACCAGGAAGGAGGCCAGGACCAATAGGGAGGCGACCACCCCGGGTAGGGGTTCCTTCATCTGCTTGCCGAAAAGACCCAAAAGGGCAAAGCCCAAGAGGGGAAGGAGGATGGTCAGGAGAAGCATCTTCACCCCCTAAGCTCCGAAAGGTCGTCCACCGCGGTGCTCTCCCGTTGGCGGAAGATGGCCACGATGAGCCCGAGGCCCACCGCCACCTCGGCGGCGGCGATGGCGATCACCATGAGGGCCGCCACCTGGCCCTCCAGGCCGTAGGCCCGGGCGAAGCCCACCAGGGAGAGGTTGGCGGCGTTCAGCATGAGCTCAATGGAAAGGAAAACCAAAATGGCGGTCCTGCGGGTCAAGACCCCATAGACCCCCAAGGCGAAAAGCAGGGCGGAGGCCAGTAGGTAACTCACCGCACCACCTCCTTTTCCTCCTTGCGCTCCTCAGGGCTCAGGGCATCCAGGGGCCTTTGCGGCTGCACCAGGGCCACCGCCACCACCGTGGCCGCCATGAGGAGGAAGCCCACCGCCAGAAGCACCAGGAGCCAGTCCCCGTAAAGGAGGGGCCCCAGGGCCTGGGGCAGGCCACCTTGGAGGTCCTTGGTGAAGGCCAGATTTAGGCCCCAAAGCCCCGAAAGGAGGACCAGGGCTACCCCCATGGAGAGGAGCAAGGCCAAGGGGCGGCTTCGCACCAAGGGGTCAAACCCCACCTCGCCCTGGGCGGCGTAGAGGAGCATGATGACGAAGAGGAAGAGGACCACGATGGCCCCCGCATAGACGATGATCTGGATGAAACCCAGGAAGCGGGCCTCGAGGGCCACATAGAGCCCAGCCAATATAAGGAAGTTCCCGATGAGGGCCAAGGCGGCGTGGATGGCGTTTCTAAGGGTGACCACCAGGATTCCCGTGCCGAGGAGAACCAGGAGGGCTAGGATTTCAAAGGGGCTCACTTTTCCCCTCCTTTCGTGGGGGCCTTGAACCCCTCCAACTCGGGGCGGACATAGGGAACCACGTAGCCGGGCTTCACAGGTTTACCGGTGATCTTGGCCTCCCGGCGCTGGGGCTTGGTGCCCACCACGTCCACC from Thermus albus includes the following:
- a CDS encoding complex I subunit 4 family protein, producing the protein MVILAILLPILLGSLLLLGLPRTLGVWGAGLSFLLNLYLFLTHPGGMAHEVTLPLLPGFGVYWAFGLDGLAALFFLTIGLTVFLGALVAQVEGRFLGLALLMSGLLLGLFAARDLLVFYLFFEAALIPALLMLLFYGGEGRLKALYTFLLFTLAGSLPMLAAILAVKALGGSPSFLLEDLLAHPVGGRVAFWVFLGFALAFAIKTPLFPLHAWLPLFHQENHPSGLADAMGTLYKVGVFAFFRFAIPLAPGGFAELQGLLLFLAAISALYGAWVAFSAKDFKTLLAYAGVSHMGVAALGVFSGTPEGAMGGLYLLAASGVYTGGLFLLAGRLYERLHTLEIGRFRGLAESAPGLSALALFLFLAMVGLPGLSGFPGELLTLLGAYKASPWLTALAFLSVIAGVAYALTAFQKVFWEEGQRGAEDLKGAEWPFAFLAVAALVLMGVFPGFFVKGLEPLAEAFAKILGGGA
- the nuoL gene encoding NADH-quinone oxidoreductase subunit L, which encodes MLLLTILLPLLGFALLGLFGKQMKEPLPGVVASLLVLASFLVGVGLLLSGGARYEAEWLPGIPFSLLLDNLSGFMLLIVTGVGFLIHVYAIGYMGGDPGYSRFFAYFNLFIAMMLTLVLADSYPVMFIGWEGVGLASFLLIGFWYKNAQYADSARKAFIVNRIGDLGFMLGMAILWALYGTLSISELKEALEGPLKNPSLLALAGLLLFLGAVGKSAQVPLMVWLPDAMAGPTPVSALIHAATMVTAGVYLIARSSFLYANLPDVSYTIAVIGLITAAYGALSAFGQTDIKKIVAYSTISQLGYMFLAAGVGAYWVALFHVFTHAFFKALLFLASGSVIHALGGEQDVRKMGGLWKHLPLTRWHGLVGALALGGLPLLSGFWSKDAILTATLTYPFGGLGFYLGALLVAVLTAMYAMRWFVLVFLGEERGHHHPHEAPPVMLWPNHLLALGSVLAGYLALPHPLPNLLEPFLKPTLAEVEAHHLSLGTEWGLIALSGVVALVGLWLGFTFFQRKTFPAWYLTFEAWSRESFYADRVYNALLVNPLKALAEALFLGDRSLLRGYFGLGGGVRSLGQGITRLQTGYLRVYALLFVLGVLVLLGVMRW
- the nuoK gene encoding NADH-quinone oxidoreductase subunit NuoK, translated to MSYLLASALLFALGVYGVLTRRTAILVFLSIELMLNAANLSLVGFARAYGLEGQVAALMVIAIAAAEVAVGLGLIVAIFRQRESTAVDDLSELRG
- a CDS encoding NADH-quinone oxidoreductase subunit J, producing MSPFEILALLVLLGTGILVVTLRNAIHAALALIGNFLILAGLYVALEARFLGFIQIIVYAGAIVVLFLFVIMLLYAAQGEVGFDPLVRSRPLALLLSMGVALVLLSGLWGLNLAFTKDLQGGLPQALGPLLYGDWLLVLLAVGFLLMAATVVAVALVQPQRPLDALSPEERKEEKEVVR